The region AGCACGCCTTCAGTTGCGCCATCGAGCTCAGCGCCGAGCGCCTCAAGGACGATCCTGTGGGCTTCGAGAGCATCACCGCCCACGAGTTCTTCCACCTGTGGAACGTGAAGCGCATCCGCCCCCAGGGCCTGGAGCCGGTCGACTACACCAAGGAGAACTACACCGACGCCCTGTGGTGGAGCGAGGGCGTCACCTCCACCGTCGCCGACTACACCTTGCTGCGCGCCGGCATGATCACCCCGGAGCAGTTCTTCTCCCTGCTCTCGCGCGAGGTGCGCAACCTGCAGCTTCGCCCCGCCCACCTCACCCAGTCGGCCGAGGAATCCAGCCTGGAGACCTGGTTCGACAAGTATCCTTCCTACCGCCTGCCCGAGCGCAGCGTCTCTTACTACAACAAGGGCGAGATCCTGGGCGTGCTGCTCGACCTCGCCATCCGCCGCGACACCGGCGGCCAGAAGTCCTTGCGCGACGTCTTCCAGTACATGAACCGCCGCTACGCCCAGGAGAGCATCTTCTTTCCCGAGACCGCCGGGGTCGAGCAGGCGGTGGAGGCGGTCACCGGCAAGAAGTTCGACTGGTTCTTCCAGCCCTACGTGGCCGGGACCCAGGAACTGCCCTACGACGCGCTGCTCTCCACCGTGGGCCTGCGCCTGGAGCAGCGCCAGATCGCGGTGGTGGACCCGGGCTTCCTCGCGGTGCGCAACTTCGACAGCGCTCCGGTGGTGGTGATCGTCAATCCGGGCAGCGACGCCGAACGCGCCGGCCTGGTCGCCGGCGACACCGTCCTCGCCATCAACGGCAAGCCCCCCGAGGGCGACGTCGAGGACGTGCTCGCCTCGCAGCGCATCGGCGATCAGGTGCGCCTGCGCGTCACCGGACGCCGCGGCTCCCGCGAACTCAAGTTCCGCCTGGGCGGCGCCACCCGCAGCGACTTCCAGATCCTGGAGATGCCCGATCCCTCGCCCGCGCAGCGCGCCCGCCAGGCCGCCTGGCTCGCCGGCGAGGACCAGCCCCCCGGGGGACGCTAGTGCTGCGCTGGCTCCTGGTGCTCGCCTTCTGGTCGCTCTTCGTCCCCGCCGCCGCCCTCATCGGCTTTCCCTGGACCTTCCTCAGCGGTAAGGTCGCCTTCCTCTACCGCATCGCCATGTGGGGAGCGCGCGCCGGCGTGCGCCTGGGCGGCGT is a window of Terriglobales bacterium DNA encoding:
- a CDS encoding PDZ domain-containing protein, yielding MTRRKLAPLALVLLALTAAHAAPPVDYYLSLARAREHVIHVRIHLAGTSAERDLQLPVWNALYQVRDFAQDVRVVRAHDDAGRPLPVHKVDKTTWRISGAESGAEIEYDMYADKPGPYGAQLNLEHCFLNLAEILMYPLDARGSQMTVTFSDVPGQWRIATTLPSLKPLLPGGGGTFAARDYDHLVDAPIELGTFDETSFQEGGATYRIVVDGDDPHDYDLNWIKQTVRRIVTTEVAWMGDRPFSDYLFLYHLPRNAIGGGGMEHAFSCAIELSAERLKDDPVGFESITAHEFFHLWNVKRIRPQGLEPVDYTKENYTDALWWSEGVTSTVADYTLLRAGMITPEQFFSLLSREVRNLQLRPAHLTQSAEESSLETWFDKYPSYRLPERSVSYYNKGEILGVLLDLAIRRDTGGQKSLRDVFQYMNRRYAQESIFFPETAGVEQAVEAVTGKKFDWFFQPYVAGTQELPYDALLSTVGLRLEQRQIAVVDPGFLAVRNFDSAPVVVIVNPGSDAERAGLVAGDTVLAINGKPPEGDVEDVLASQRIGDQVRLRVTGRRGSRELKFRLGGATRSDFQILEMPDPSPAQRARQAAWLAGEDQPPGGR